Within the Nitrospira sp. genome, the region ACTCCCAACGCTGCGCGCAGCGCGTCCAGTCCCGGTTCGGCGATTTTCGTTTCCGGACAATCGCGCAGCACCGCGTCGGGGTCTTTCAGGCCGTGCCCGGTGCAGACGCAAACGACAGTCTCCGCGTCGACGCCGTGCCGCGCCAGATACGCGAGCGGCGCGGCGGACGCGGGCTCTACAAACAGGCCCTCTTCACTCGCCAGGCGCCGCTGGGCGGCGATGATCTCCTCATCCGTGACCAGATTCGCGTCGCCGCCCGAAGCGCGAATCGCCGCCACCGCCTTCGGCCAGTTCACTGGCGCGCCGATGCGAATCGCCGTCGCCACTGTTTCGGCTTTTTCCACGCGGCATTCGGCGTGATCGCGCAAGTAATGGACAATCGGGGCGGCGTGCTCGGCCTGCGCGCCGATCATGCGCGGCAGGCGATCAATGCGGCGCGCGCATTCCAACTCCGTGAAACCCTTCCAGATGGCGCTGATGTTGCCCGCATTGCCCATCGGCGCGATGACGACATCCGGCGCCGCCCCCAGCGTCTCCACCAGTTCGAACGCGAGCGTCTTCTGTCCCTCGAGCCGAAATGGGTTGATCGAGTTCAGCAGATAGATCGCGCCGTCGGCCTCCGAGAGCTCGCGCACGAGCTTCATCGCGTCATCAAAATCGCCGCGAATCCGCACGACTTCGGCGCCGTGCACAATCGCCTGCGCCAGTTTTCCCATAGCGATCTTGCCGTCGGGAATCAGCACGATCGCGCGCATTCCGGCGCGCGCCGCATACGCCGCCATCGAAGCGGATGTGTTACCAGTGGACGCGCAGGCGACGGCTTTGAATCCAATTCGCTGGGCCCAGGTCACGCCCACCGTCATCCCGCGATCCTTGAACGATCCAGTCGGGTTGTCGCCTTCGTTCTTGATGTAGAGGTTCCGGATGCCCAGCGCCGGACCAAGCCGATCGCAGCGATACAGACCCGTATCCCCCTCGCGCAGCGACACGCGCGGCCCGTCCGCCCCCGGCAGCATCGCCGCGTAACGCCAGACACCGCGCCCCTCGAAGCGCGGGTCGGCGAAGCGATCGGCGTCCAGTCGAATCTCCAGCAATCCGCCACACGCCGCGCAGGTGTAGCACACGGTTTCGAGCGGATAGGTCGCTTCGCATTGAATACAGCGCTGCCGCACCGCTCAATCCCCCACCGGCAGCAGCCGGGCGCCCTGTGCGGCCGCCGTGACGAATGATTCCGATCTTACGCCGCTCGCCGCGAATCCATCCCGCATCGCGGCGGCGATACCCTCCGCGTTTTCCGCGTCAGCGGTGACCGCCATCAGCGTCGGTCCTGAGCCCGCCAGGCAGACGCCAACCGCGCCCGCGCTCAGCGCGGCGTCACGCGCGGCGGCAAAGCCGGTAATCAGCGGCGCACGCGCGCGATCCACGAGCCCGTTTTGAATCGCGGCGCCAAACAGCCGCACATCATTCCGCGCCAGCGCCGCGACAATCCGCGCCGTGCCGGCGCAGCCCGCGACATGCTCGGCGATCGTCACTGTCGCCGGCACAGCCGCCCGGGACGCCTCGGTCCGCAACACCTGTTCCGGCCGCGCGAGCACGAATCGCCAGTGCTGCGGCACGGCCAGCGGCACCACAAGCGGATGCGGATCGCGCCAGCAGATCGTGAATCCGCCAAACAGCGCCGCGGCGACATTGTCCGGATGCGCCGTGCCGGCCGAGGCCCGTTCGCCTTCCGCGGCAAAGCGCGTCAACTCCTCGCGCGACAATCCCAGATCGCAGGCCGCCGCATAAGCGAACACCGCCGCCGCCGCGCTTGCCGCGCTCGAGCCCGTGCCGCTTCCCGAGCGCACGTGTTTTTCAATGTGGACGTGAATCGGATCGCGCAGTTGATGCGCCTCGCGCAGCGCCGTGATCGCCACCGTCGCCGTGTTGGTCGCGAAGTCGGCCGGGGCCGAATCGGACTGGGGGCCGCCCACCGTCAGTGTGTCCCGGTCGGCCGGCGAGACCGTCACGATGTCCGCCGCCAGATCGACCGCCAGCGCCAGCGAATCGTAGCCATGCCCGAGGTTGGCGACGGAAGTCCAGGCCGTAGCACGTGTCGGCGTCATGAGATCGAAC harbors:
- a CDS encoding threonine synthase; this encodes MRQRCIQCEATYPLETVCYTCAACGGLLEIRLDADRFADPRFEGRGVWRYAAMLPGADGPRVSLREGDTGLYRCDRLGPALGIRNLYIKNEGDNPTGSFKDRGMTVGVTWAQRIGFKAVACASTGNTSASMAAYAARAGMRAIVLIPDGKIAMGKLAQAIVHGAEVVRIRGDFDDAMKLVRELSEADGAIYLLNSINPFRLEGQKTLAFELVETLGAAPDVVIAPMGNAGNISAIWKGFTELECARRIDRLPRMIGAQAEHAAPIVHYLRDHAECRVEKAETVATAIRIGAPVNWPKAVAAIRASGGDANLVTDEEIIAAQRRLASEEGLFVEPASAAPLAYLARHGVDAETVVCVCTGHGLKDPDAVLRDCPETKIAEPGLDALRAALGV
- the thrB gene encoding homoserine kinase produces the protein MAHDKTVERFDLMTPTRATAWTSVANLGHGYDSLALAVDLAADIVTVSPADRDTLTVGGPQSDSAPADFATNTATVAITALREAHQLRDPIHVHIEKHVRSGSGTGSSAASAAAAVFAYAAACDLGLSREELTRFAAEGERASAGTAHPDNVAAALFGGFTICWRDPHPLVVPLAVPQHWRFVLARPEQVLRTEASRAAVPATVTIAEHVAGCAGTARIVAALARNDVRLFGAAIQNGLVDRARAPLITGFAAARDAALSAGAVGVCLAGSGPTLMAVTADAENAEGIAAAMRDGFAASGVRSESFVTAAAQGARLLPVGD